In Nicotiana tabacum cultivar K326 chromosome 19, ASM71507v2, whole genome shotgun sequence, one DNA window encodes the following:
- the LOC107765144 gene encoding protein IRREGULAR XYLEM 15: MKANSAKLIVFHPSLHKQGSGTGITASPRIWFLVFLSFFTFAFALTFFTAKETLPSSKTSSVTSAVNSPLPAAVFDALLHYASVNSSTVSSRMSPVELNTIADVLRRCKKPCNFLVFGLTHETLLWHSLNHNGRTVFVDESAYLVSKLEEKHPGIEAYDVQFTTKVSELHDLLDYTKDQLKGECRPVQNLLFSDCKLGINDLPNHIYDVAWDVILIDGPRGFSSSAPGRMTAIYTAGVLARSKKGSVSKTHVFVHEIDREVERICSEEFLCGENLVETKELLGHFIVDKMEANRFEFCSNFDPSSSPSKSSSSSSV; the protein is encoded by the coding sequence ATGAAGGCAAATAGTGCTAAGCTTATAGTTTTTCACCCTTCTCTTCACAAACAAGGATCAGGAACAGGAATCACTGCTTCTCCTCGCATTTGGTTTCTcgttttcctttcctttttcactTTCGCTTTTGCACTTACTTTCTTCACCGCTAAGGAAACATTACCCAGTTCCAAAACCAGCTCCGTTACATCCGCCGTTAACTCTCCGTTACCGGCAGCTGTATTCGACGCGCTCCTTCATTATGCTTCTGTCAACTCTTCTACCGTCTCTTCTCGCATGTCACCGGTGGAGCTGAACACAATTGCAGATGTTCTCCGCCGATGCAAAAAACCTTGTAATTTCCTCGTTTTTGGACTCACACACGAAACCCTTCTCTGGCATTCACTCAACCACAACGGGCGCACTGTTTTTGTCGACGAAAGTGCTTATTTGGTCTCTAAATTAGAAGAAAAACACCCGGGGATCGAAGCTTACGATGTTCAGTTCACGACAAAAGTGAGTGAATTGCACGATTTGTTGGATTACACAAAAGATCAGCTCAAAGGCGAGTGTAGGCCCGTACAGAATCTTTTATTTTCTGATTGCAAATTGGGCATAAATGACTTGCCAAATCACATATACGATGTGGCGTGGGACGTGATTTTAATAGATGGGCCACGTGGGTTTTCCTCGTCGGCGCCGGGAAGGATGACGGCGATATACACCGCCGGTGTATTAGCTCGGAGCAAGAAAGGTAGTGTAAGTAAAACGCACGTGTTTGTTCACGAAATTGATAGAGAAGTTGAGAGAATTTGCAGTGAAGAGTTTTTATGCGGTGAGAATTTGGTTGAAACGAAGGAATTGTTGGGGCATTTTATTGTGGACAAAATGGAGGCTAATAGGTTTGAATTTTGTTCAAATTTTGATCCTTCTTCATctccttcaaaatcatcatcttcttcaagtGTTTGA
- the LOC142173580 gene encoding uncharacterized protein LOC142173580, which yields MHGSSSIHNQAKRKCEDLLKQKQSIQTSFDRQSTQTKLEYKIRLKASIEVVRLLLNQGLAFRRHREDESSLNKGNFLEILSWYAERCDKIRDLVLKKAPKNDQLTSHKIQKDIIIACKIETVKAIMDDLNGYFFALLVDESCDVSRKE from the coding sequence ATGCATGGGTCGAGCAGTATTCATAATCAGGCAAAAAGAAAATGTGAAGATCTATTAAAACAAAAACagtcaattcaaacttcatttgaTAGGCAATCCACTCAAACCAAGCTCGAATACAAAATTCGCTTGAAGGCTTCAATTGAGGTGGTGAGACTCCTATTGAATCAAGGATTGGCATTCCGTAGACATCGTGAAGATGAATCATCATTAAACAAGGGTAACTTTCTTGAGATTCTTTCATGGTATGCAGAGAGGTGCGATAAAATTCGTGATCTTGTGTTGAAAAAGGCTCCAAAGAATGATCAGTTGACTTCTCATAAAATTCAGAAAGACATTATCATTGCATGTAAAATTGAAACAGTTAAAGCAATTATGGACGATCTAAATGGATACTTTTTTGCATTGCTAGTTGATGAATCATGTGATGTATCACGCAAAGAGTAA
- the LOC107765146 gene encoding uncharacterized protein LOC107765146, with protein MDDLQKSQAEKVQEALDMGELETGRGLNQELGLARAADTRWGSHYKSFKNFISIFGSIIDVLDTIVVDDRTLEERAKEQDIANAILLVEVANRRLQKLREEEWDSLIDKVSAFCVKYNILIPNFDDFYVNSGRSRRKVADYTILHHYRVDIFFKIIDWQVQELNARFNEVTTNLLVGVACLNPVDSFSSFDINKILRMAELYPDDFDENIMVTLKNQLETYIVDIRDVDERFSNLQGLADLSETQVKTKKHLNYPFVFRLVKFALLLPIATATVERTFSAMKLIKSELRNRMNDEFMSGCLVPYVERKIFNTISDETIMNTFQEMKTRRGQL; from the exons ATGGATGATCTTCAAAAATCTCAAGCAGAAAAAGTTCAAGAGGCATTAGACATGGGTGAACTTGAAACTGGTAGGGGTTTGAATCAAGAACTTGGTCTTGCTAGAGCTGCAGATACTCGTTGGGGTTCGCACTACAAATCTTTTAAGAACTTTATTTCTATATTTGGCTCAATTATTGATGTTCTTGATACTATCGTTGTTGATGACCGGACTTTAGAAGAAAGAGCTAAG GAGCAAGATATTGCAAATGCTATTCTACTTGTTGAAGTGGCAAATAGACGGTTGCAAAAGTTAAGAGAAGAAGAATGGGATTCACTTATTGATAAGGTATCTGCCTTTTGTGTCAAGTATAATATTTTGATACCAAACTTTGATGACTTCTATGTTAACTCTGGAAGATCTCGACGTAAAGTTGCTGATTATACTATTTTACATCACTATCGTGTTGATATATTTTTTAAGATTATTGATTGGCAAGTTCAAGAACTCAATGCTCGTTTTAATGAGGTGACAACGAACTTGCTTGTTGGAGTAGCTTGCTTAAATCCAGTTGACTCATTTTCCAGTTTTGACATAAATAAGATATTGAGGATGGCTGAATTATATCCTGATGATTTTGATGAGAATATAATGGTTACACTCAAGAATCAGCTTGAAACTTATATTGTTGATATTCGTGATGTTGATGAAAGGTTCTCAAATCTACAAGGACTTGCCGATCTTTCTGAAACacaagttaagacaaagaagcATTTGAATTATCCATTTGTGTTTCGCCTTGTGAAATTTGCTTTGCTTCTACCGATTGCCACTGCTACCGTTGAAAGAACTTTTTCGGCGATGAAGTTGATCAAGAGTGAATTGCGAAACCGAATGAATGACGAATTCATGAGCGGTTGTTTGGTACCTTatgtagaaagaaaaatatttaacaccattTCTGATGAGACTATTATGAATACGTTTCAGGAAATGAAAACTCGTAGAGGACAGTtgtaa
- the LOC107765143 gene encoding uncharacterized protein At4g06744-like, with protein sequence MNLYAIKENDHQQFLLITFLDQKHFFSFMMILYFFIIFSILRNCSSQLLPPLPAPNLTFLDQRLALIFPIIQNFKSTITLDPLGVTQSWTGPDICNYKGFYCDNPPYNTSAISLASIDFNGFQLTAPTLDGFIDQLPDLAIFHANSNNFSGIISSKITQLPYLYELDLSNNKFIGTFPLSILNIKTLTFLDIRYNLFTGIIPPQIFTQNLDAFFLNNNNFVQKLPDNLGSTSALYLTLANNKFIGPIPRSIGQATNLLEILFLNNLLTGCIPYELGLLKKATVIDVGYNMLTGPLPCSLGCLESVEQLNFAGNLLYGQVPEVVCSLTNLVNFTLSNNYFTKVGPLCRELIKKGILNVEKNCIFGLPNQRSIVECLIFRGQIKLCPLQKTYSVIPCKIPKFRPNRPARTERHLISYSALSKHTKLY encoded by the coding sequence ATGAATCTTTATGCTATAAAAGAAAATGATCATCAACAATTTCTTCTCATCACATTCTTAGACCAAAAACATTTTTTCAGTTTCATGATGATCCTTTATTTCTTcataattttttcaattttgaGAAATTGCAGTAGCCAATTACTACCACCTTTACCAGCACCAAATTTAACCTTCTTAGACCAAAGACTTGCTTTAATATTCccaataattcaaaatttcaaaagcACAATCACTCTTGATCCTTTAGGTGTCACTCAATCTTGGACAGGCCCTGATATCTGCAACTACAAAGGATTTTACTGTGATAATCCACCTTATAATACCTCAGCAATTTCTCTTGCTTCTATAGATTTCAATGGATTTCAACTCACTGCTCCCACTTTAGATGGATTTATCGATCAACTCCCTGATTTAGCAATATTCCATGCCAATAGCAACAATTTCTCGGGCATAATTTCTTCGAAAATTACTCAACTTCCATATCTCTACGAGCTCGATCTTAGTAACAACAAATTCATCGGTACATTCCCTTTGTCAATTCTCAATATCAAGACTCTAACTTTCTTAGATATTCGTTATAATCTCTTCACTGGAATAATCCCACCTCAGATTTTCACACAGAATCTTGATGCATTTTTTCTTAACAACAATAACTTCGTACAAAAACTTCCTGACAACCTTGGATCTACCTCTGCTCTTTATTTAACCTTAGCCAACAACAAATTCATTGGTCCAATTCCACGTAGCATTGGACAGGCTACAAATTTGTTGGAAATTTTGTTCTTGAACAACTTGCTCACTGGTTGTATTCCCTATGAACTAGGACTTCTAAAAAAAGCAACTGTGATTGACGTTGGATATAACATGTTAACTGGTCCATTGCCATGTTCTTTAGGGTGTTTGGAAAGTGTGGAGCAATTGAATTTTGCTGGAAATTTACTTTATGGACAAGTTCCTGAGGTGGTCTGTTCACTAACAAATTTGGTAAATTTTACTTTGTCAAATAACTATTTTACAAAAGTTGGGCCATTATGTAGGGAGTTGATCAAGAAGGGAATACTTAATGTTGAGAAAAATTGCATTTTTGGTCTTCCTAATCAGAGATCAATAGTGGAGTGTCTAATATTTCGGGGGCAAATTAAATTGTGTCCATTACAGAAGACTTACAGTGTGATACCTTGTAAAATTCCGAAATTTCGTCCCAATAGACCAGCTAGAACAGAAAGACATTTGATTTCGTACTCTGCTTTGTCAAAACATACCAAGTTGTATTGA